In Populus trichocarpa isolate Nisqually-1 chromosome 16, P.trichocarpa_v4.1, whole genome shotgun sequence, a genomic segment contains:
- the LOC18106275 gene encoding OVARIAN TUMOR DOMAIN-containing deubiquitinating enzyme 10 isoform X1: MVIYEQDSDVIQWGLRLLDGDPPYYSGYYGDAIIQSDDGYHGHYVRDHYDISDCSHVESDEMIARTLQEEFSQLAVTEATEYSHGGEEHLHTSVDEHPWQCTPTRNYCSDNECSHEESDDAVPSSSCSSPANGEEYSYSPESNDDYELDDEVGKRLNQLIPIRHVPRINGEIPSIDEATSDHERLLNRLQLFGFDELKVQGDGNCQFRALSDQIYNTPDRHKTVRRQVVYQLNSHPEIYEGYVPMEYGEYLRKMSSLDDDSRSGEWGDHVTLQAAADSYGVKILVMTSFKDTCYIEILPVSQKPKGVIFLSFWAEVHYNSIYFQGDTSSEFRKKKRWWSFGNKH, from the exons ATGGTTATTTACGAGCAAGATTCGGATGTTATTCAATGGGGTCTTCGTCTTCTTGATGGAGACCCACCCTATTATTCTGGGTACTATGGTGATGCCATCATACAGAGTGATGATGGATATCATGGACATTATGTGCGGGATCATTATGATATTTCGGATTGCAGCCATGTAGAGAGCGATGAGATGATTGCGCGCACCTTGCAAGAAGAGTTTTCGCAGCTTGCCGTTACTGAAGCTACTGAATATTCACATGGTGGAGAAGAACATTTACACACTTCCGTTGATGAGCATCCTTGGCAATGTACACCCACTAGGAACTACTGTTCAG ACAATGAATGTAGTCATGAAGAATCAGATGATGCAGTACCCTCTAGTTCATGCTCAAGTCCTGCTAATGGAGAAGAGTATTCCTACTCACCAGAATCTAATGATGATTATGAGCTGGATGATGAAGTAGGCAAGAGGTTGAATCAGTTGATCCCAATCCGT CATGTTCCTAGAATTAATGGAGAAATACCGTCAATTGATGAAGCAACCTCGGATCATGAAAGGCTTCTGAACAG ACTGCAGTTATTTGGCTTTGATGAACTTAAGGTTCAAGGAGATGGAAACTGTCAG TTCCGTGCTTTATCCGATCAAATATATAATACACCTGATCGCCACAAAACTGTAAGACGACAGGTTGTGTATCAG CTTAATTCTCACCCAGAGATATATGAGGGATATGTTCCCATGGAGTATGGTGAATATTTGAGGAAAATGTCAAG TTTGGATGATGATTCCAGGAGTGGTGAGTGGGGTGATCATGTGACATTGCAAGCAGCCGCGGATTCG TATGGTGTGAAAATACTCGTTATGACTTCTTTCAAGGACACATGTTACATAGAGATTCTTCCTGTCAGCCAAAAGCCAAAAGGAG TCATTTTCTTGAGCTTTTGGGCTGAGGTACATTACAACTCCATCTATTTTCAAGGAG ATACATCTAGTGAAttcagaaagaagaagaggtgGTGGAGTTTCGGGAATAAGCACTAG
- the LOC18106275 gene encoding OVARIAN TUMOR DOMAIN-containing deubiquitinating enzyme 10 isoform X2: MVIYEQDSDVIQWGLRLLDGDPPYYSGYYGDAIIQSDDGYHGHYVRDHYDISDCSHVESDEMIARTLQEEFSQLAVTEATEYSHGGEEHLHTSVDEHPWQCTPTRNYCSDNECSHEESDDAVPSSSCSSPANGEEYSYSPESNDDYELDDEVGKRLNQLIPIRHVPRINGEIPSIDEATSDHERLLNRLQLFGFDELKVQGDGNCQFRALSDQIYNTPDRHKTVRRQVVYQLNSHPEIYEGYVPMEYGEYLRKMSRSGEWGDHVTLQAAADSYGVKILVMTSFKDTCYIEILPVSQKPKGVIFLSFWAEVHYNSIYFQGDTSSEFRKKKRWWSFGNKH; this comes from the exons ATGGTTATTTACGAGCAAGATTCGGATGTTATTCAATGGGGTCTTCGTCTTCTTGATGGAGACCCACCCTATTATTCTGGGTACTATGGTGATGCCATCATACAGAGTGATGATGGATATCATGGACATTATGTGCGGGATCATTATGATATTTCGGATTGCAGCCATGTAGAGAGCGATGAGATGATTGCGCGCACCTTGCAAGAAGAGTTTTCGCAGCTTGCCGTTACTGAAGCTACTGAATATTCACATGGTGGAGAAGAACATTTACACACTTCCGTTGATGAGCATCCTTGGCAATGTACACCCACTAGGAACTACTGTTCAG ACAATGAATGTAGTCATGAAGAATCAGATGATGCAGTACCCTCTAGTTCATGCTCAAGTCCTGCTAATGGAGAAGAGTATTCCTACTCACCAGAATCTAATGATGATTATGAGCTGGATGATGAAGTAGGCAAGAGGTTGAATCAGTTGATCCCAATCCGT CATGTTCCTAGAATTAATGGAGAAATACCGTCAATTGATGAAGCAACCTCGGATCATGAAAGGCTTCTGAACAG ACTGCAGTTATTTGGCTTTGATGAACTTAAGGTTCAAGGAGATGGAAACTGTCAG TTCCGTGCTTTATCCGATCAAATATATAATACACCTGATCGCCACAAAACTGTAAGACGACAGGTTGTGTATCAG CTTAATTCTCACCCAGAGATATATGAGGGATATGTTCCCATGGAGTATGGTGAATATTTGAGGAAAATGTCAAG GAGTGGTGAGTGGGGTGATCATGTGACATTGCAAGCAGCCGCGGATTCG TATGGTGTGAAAATACTCGTTATGACTTCTTTCAAGGACACATGTTACATAGAGATTCTTCCTGTCAGCCAAAAGCCAAAAGGAG TCATTTTCTTGAGCTTTTGGGCTGAGGTACATTACAACTCCATCTATTTTCAAGGAG ATACATCTAGTGAAttcagaaagaagaagaggtgGTGGAGTTTCGGGAATAAGCACTAG
- the LOC18106275 gene encoding OVARIAN TUMOR DOMAIN-containing deubiquitinating enzyme 10 isoform X4, which yields MVIYEQDSDVIQWGLRLLDGDPPYYSGYYGDAIIQSDDGYHGHYVRDHYDISDCSHVESDEMIARTLQEEFSQLAVTEATEYSHGGEEHLHTSVDEHPWQCTPTRNYCSDNECSHEESDDAVPSSSCSSPANGEEYSYSPESNDDYELDDEVGKRLNQLIPIRHVPRINGEIPSIDEATSDHERLLNRLQLFGFDELKVQGDGNCQFRALSDQIYNTPDRHKTVRRQVVYQLNSHPEIYEGYVPMEYGEYLRKMSRSGEWGDHVTLQAAADSSFS from the exons ATGGTTATTTACGAGCAAGATTCGGATGTTATTCAATGGGGTCTTCGTCTTCTTGATGGAGACCCACCCTATTATTCTGGGTACTATGGTGATGCCATCATACAGAGTGATGATGGATATCATGGACATTATGTGCGGGATCATTATGATATTTCGGATTGCAGCCATGTAGAGAGCGATGAGATGATTGCGCGCACCTTGCAAGAAGAGTTTTCGCAGCTTGCCGTTACTGAAGCTACTGAATATTCACATGGTGGAGAAGAACATTTACACACTTCCGTTGATGAGCATCCTTGGCAATGTACACCCACTAGGAACTACTGTTCAG ACAATGAATGTAGTCATGAAGAATCAGATGATGCAGTACCCTCTAGTTCATGCTCAAGTCCTGCTAATGGAGAAGAGTATTCCTACTCACCAGAATCTAATGATGATTATGAGCTGGATGATGAAGTAGGCAAGAGGTTGAATCAGTTGATCCCAATCCGT CATGTTCCTAGAATTAATGGAGAAATACCGTCAATTGATGAAGCAACCTCGGATCATGAAAGGCTTCTGAACAG ACTGCAGTTATTTGGCTTTGATGAACTTAAGGTTCAAGGAGATGGAAACTGTCAG TTCCGTGCTTTATCCGATCAAATATATAATACACCTGATCGCCACAAAACTGTAAGACGACAGGTTGTGTATCAG CTTAATTCTCACCCAGAGATATATGAGGGATATGTTCCCATGGAGTATGGTGAATATTTGAGGAAAATGTCAAG GAGTGGTGAGTGGGGTGATCATGTGACATTGCAAGCAGCCGCGGATTCG TCATTTTCTTGA
- the LOC18106275 gene encoding OVARIAN TUMOR DOMAIN-containing deubiquitinating enzyme 10 isoform X3 — translation MVIYEQDSDVIQWGLRLLDGDPPYYSGYYGDAIIQSDDGYHGHYVRDHYDISDCSHVESDEMIARTLQEEFSQLAVTEATEYSHGGEEHLHTSVDEHPWQCTPTRNYCSDNECSHEESDDAVPSSSCSSPANGEEYSYSPESNDDYELDDEVGKRLNQLIPIRHVPRINGEIPSIDEATSDHERLLNRLQLFGFDELKVQGDGNCQFRALSDQIYNTPDRHKTVRRQVVYQLNSHPEIYEGYVPMEYGEYLRKMSSLDDDSRSGEWGDHVTLQAAADSSFS, via the exons ATGGTTATTTACGAGCAAGATTCGGATGTTATTCAATGGGGTCTTCGTCTTCTTGATGGAGACCCACCCTATTATTCTGGGTACTATGGTGATGCCATCATACAGAGTGATGATGGATATCATGGACATTATGTGCGGGATCATTATGATATTTCGGATTGCAGCCATGTAGAGAGCGATGAGATGATTGCGCGCACCTTGCAAGAAGAGTTTTCGCAGCTTGCCGTTACTGAAGCTACTGAATATTCACATGGTGGAGAAGAACATTTACACACTTCCGTTGATGAGCATCCTTGGCAATGTACACCCACTAGGAACTACTGTTCAG ACAATGAATGTAGTCATGAAGAATCAGATGATGCAGTACCCTCTAGTTCATGCTCAAGTCCTGCTAATGGAGAAGAGTATTCCTACTCACCAGAATCTAATGATGATTATGAGCTGGATGATGAAGTAGGCAAGAGGTTGAATCAGTTGATCCCAATCCGT CATGTTCCTAGAATTAATGGAGAAATACCGTCAATTGATGAAGCAACCTCGGATCATGAAAGGCTTCTGAACAG ACTGCAGTTATTTGGCTTTGATGAACTTAAGGTTCAAGGAGATGGAAACTGTCAG TTCCGTGCTTTATCCGATCAAATATATAATACACCTGATCGCCACAAAACTGTAAGACGACAGGTTGTGTATCAG CTTAATTCTCACCCAGAGATATATGAGGGATATGTTCCCATGGAGTATGGTGAATATTTGAGGAAAATGTCAAG TTTGGATGATGATTCCAGGAGTGGTGAGTGGGGTGATCATGTGACATTGCAAGCAGCCGCGGATTCG TCATTTTCTTGA